In the genome of Montipora foliosa isolate CH-2021 chromosome 3, ASM3666993v2, whole genome shotgun sequence, one region contains:
- the LOC137995953 gene encoding uncharacterized protein — MFAERKRKTAASMLVLLICDEEENKKKRGKTRKWIKRREEKGYFCNIVKELRTEDLSGYREMMPMNYNQFLTILRVLEPHISRKQVIGGHKTISAAERLTLTIRFLASGETFRSLSFQFRMGRATISSIVREVCQIIFKCFREKYLKSPTSITEEEWLQIAHRFEERWQFPNCIGTVDGKHIVLRPPPRSGSYFFNYKKSHSIVLMAVAGPKYQCLYADVGTNGRVSDGGVWNNCGLLNSLENSSLQLPNPRPLPFGKDKVPFVLLGDDAFGMREFFLKPYAQRGLTPDKRIFNYRHSRARRLVENLFGILANRWMVLVRPMALDPDYVTDITLACLILHNSLISSSTYCPHDLVDRDDRVTGDVIRGCWREQTDKPCTSLLPMTSSRSGHNSSTYSKAVRDIFTEYFVREGAVPWQWSKII; from the exons ATGTTTGccgaaagaaaacgaaaaactgCAGCCTCTATGCTTGTACTGCTTATTTGTGATGAAGAAGAGAACAAAAAGAAGAGAGGGAAAACAAGGAAATGGATCAAACGAAGGGAAGAGAAAGGTTACTTCTGTAACATTGTAAAGGAACTGAGGACAGAAGATCTCAGTGGCTATCGCGAAATGATGCCTATGAACTATAATCAGTTTCTGACGATCTTACGTGTCTTGGAACCTCACATCTCGAGAAAACAAGTCATTGGTGGCCATAAAACGATATCAGCAGCTGAAAGGCTGACATTAACAATACGATTTCTGGCGAGTGGCGAGACTTTCCGATCCTTGTCTTTCCAGTTTCGTATGGGCAGAGCGACGATTTCCAGCATTGTTAGAGAAGTTTGCCAGAttattttcaagtgttttagGGAGAAGTACTTGAAATCTCCAACCTCAATTACTGAGGAAGAATGGCTACAAATTGCCCATCGTTTTGAAGAGAGATGGCAATTCCCTAATTGCATCGGTACTGTAGATGGCAAGCATATTGTCCTGCGACCACCCCCTCGATCAGGATCATATTTCTTTAACTACAAGAAGTCACACTCTATTGTGCTTATGGCCGTAGCCGGTCCCAAATATCAATGCCTCTATGCTGATGTTGGCACAAACGGAAGAGTTTCTGATGGTGGTGTATGGAACAACTGTGGTCTGCTAAATTCCTTAGAAAATAGTTCTCTTCAACTTCCCAATCCACGTCCACTCCCTTTTGGCAAGGACAAAGTACCATTCGTCCTACTCGGAGATGATGCATTTGGTATGCGCGAATTTTTCTTAAAGCCATACGCCCAAAGAGGGTTAACACCTGACAAGCGAATTTTTAATTACAG GCATAGTCGTGCAAGACGGCTTGTGGAAAACCTTTTTGGCATCTTGGCCAATCGATGGATGGTTCTCGTCAGACCTATGGCACTTGATCCTGATTATGTCACTGATATCACACTTGCCTGCTTGATACTGCACAATAGTCTAATATCAAGCTCCACATACTGTCCACATGATCTGGTGGATAGGGATGACCGTGTAACAGGAGATGTGATCAGGGGTTGTTGGAGAGAGCAGACAGACAAGCCATGCACATCATTGCTGCCAATGACGTCATCTAGGTCTGGTCATAACAGCAGCACATATTCCAAAGCAGTAAGGGATATTTTTACAGAATACTTTGTTAGAGAAGGTGCTGTGCCATGGCAGTGGTCAAAGATTATTTGA